ACTCCCCACTTCCCGGAAACGATTGAGAGCGCAGGCATCGGCTGCGCTCCCGTAATTCACGGGGCAGGCTAGCAAGGCAATTTTCCAAGGTGGGAATCGGTTCGATCATGACGAGAAGTACATCCCTTCCACCGCAAACAGATAATTAACACCAACCAGACATCCTCGAACATCAGCTGCAGGCATCCGGGTTTAACAGCACCATAGCCATCGACAGAACAACGACAAACGCAGGCAATCCGCTTTAGATTTATTGATTCGACTCTGACTCAACGATTCCCGAGCTAGTTTCCCGGATTTTTCGAAATTCTCGCACACTACTACCAGCCCCACTTGGCAAAAGCGCAAAGCTGCATTTAATAACTCACCCCTTGTGGCTGTCGCCTCAGCCGGTCCCACCTTCCAATGTCCACGCCGGGGCCGGCTGTTTTTATATCCGGAAAGAAAGCAGACCAGATGCGTGCCCACCAAAATTTTATGCGTCGGGCGATAAAGGTTGCAAAACAAAACCCAACGGCTCCATTTGGTTGCGTGTTGGTCGATTCAAAAACCGAGCGGGTGGTCGCCGAGGGCATTAATCAAACAAGCGTCAATCGGCTGTTGCATGGCGAAATGGATGCAATTCATCGCTACTCGGATCTTGGAAAACATGACTGGTCCGATCTGCGACTTTATTCCACCGCCGAGCCCTGCTGCATGTGCCAAGGAGCGGTGGTTTGGCTCGGCATCCCCATCGTTTGTTTTGGGACGTCGATCCAAAAGCTACGTTCCTACGGTTGGAGGCAACT
This genomic window from Pirellulaceae bacterium contains:
- a CDS encoding nucleoside deaminase, whose amino-acid sequence is MRAHQNFMRRAIKVAKQNPTAPFGCVLVDSKTERVVAEGINQTSVNRLLHGEMDAIHRYSDLGKHDWSDLRLYSTAEPCCMCQGAVVWLGIPIVCFGTSIQKLRSYGWRQLDISAKEVVLSAPFARCQIESGILATECDELFRQART